In the genome of Silurus meridionalis isolate SWU-2019-XX chromosome 17, ASM1480568v1, whole genome shotgun sequence, the window ACACAAAATTACAAGCAAAAGTGGTGACTGGTGgcacagaatagaatagaagagAGACAGCGGGTGAAGAATAAGAGAAGAATAAGAGAACGAGGATgattgaaggtgtgtgtgtgtgtgtgtgtgtgtgtgtgtgtgtgtgtgtgtgtgtgtctctgtgtgtgtgtatgtgtgtgtgtatgtgagagaaaTGAGGaacaaaagagagagggggtgatTGATGGAGCTGTAGCTACTGACAGACTAATTGGTTCATCATTTGCCAATATAAATGGACTCTCATTCGTGAGGTTTTAAATGCACAACTAAATCTTGGATCATTAATATCtgcttattataattaataaccaTTGATTACAAAGAGGGAGTacaaaagagtaaaaaataCCTCAAACAGAGTGTAGATCATATGTCTTTCCTGCATAACAAATTGCCTGAAAGGGTGTTTGGCTTAAAAATCAATTCAAGGTGAGCTTCTGTTATTCTCTAAAGCTTAACTATCAAATGGACACAGGAATTAAACAGAAAGCAATaataaatttgaaatatgtTTTAGGTATTTATTTTAGGTATAGAATGTATAGGCTGTAcgaaatgtatatttttgtgaTAGTGAGGTCATGAAAAGGTTAACTAATATGAGTGAAAAGATTAAAAAGGAAGtcagaagaaggaaaaaagggtGGTGACAGTAAAAGAGTGGGAGTGTGAGGGTGATTAACATGAGACATGGGGTAAAAAGGGGGGCTGGCCAACAGACCGTAAGAGCGCTAGAGTAAgaaggagggaggaaggaaagaGGGAAGCCGATAGAGAGTGCTGGCACTCTGCAGCGTGCTGCCACCTTATTAGATGCAGAAGAACActgatttgaaataaatatctgCAGGCACACATGCACGCATTATACACACAGAGCATCCCACAAGATCAGAGGAAATCCAGTTATAGTCATCAGAATGTAATTATGGTAAgatctcattttttttcctcttagtTACTTGTGCTTCTAGGAttttacagatgtttttgtGTGAATAGAAATCtaaagattttacattttataaatatgacTGTAAGACTTTCAAATAagataatattattttatgatttacaGGATTTCAATCGTGTCAACTGAAAAATATCCAAGCGATCTCTCACATCTATCCAGGGACCCAAGAGGAAAGGAGACATACTGCGATTACAATGGAGAATGCAACTCCGAGTGCTATGACTAACTTCACAATTTCGGAACCTTTGAGCAATATGCCTGAGAACTCACTGGAGGTCCAAGTCATCACTATACTCCTGTCCCTTCTCATTTGTGGGGTGGGAATAGCTGGGAACATCATGGTCGTCCTGGTGGTTCTCCGGACCAAACACATGATGACACCAACTAACTGTTATCTTGTCAGCTTGGCCATTGCTGACCTCATCGTCCTTCTGGCAGCTGGATTGCCCAACATCTCTGAGGTAGTTTCTTCTTGGATCTATGGCTATGCTGGCTGCTTGTGTATCACTTACCTGCAGTATCTGGGCATCAATGTCTCCTCGTGCTCCATCACAGCTTTCACTGTTGAGCGCTACATCGCAATATGCCACTCCATCAAGGCACAGTTTATATGCACCGTATCCAGAGCTAAAAAAATCATCGGCTGCGTTTGGATTTTCACCTCACTCTACTGCATCATGTGGTTTTTCCTCGTTGATATACATGAGATGGTTTATGCCAACGGTGTCGTTGTGAGGTGTGGTTATCGGGTCTCGAGGAACCTCTACATGCCAATTTACTTTTTGGACTTCACGCTGTTTTATGTCATTCCTCTGGTCGTTGCTACAGTACTTTACGGGTTGATTGCTAGAATATTGTTCATGAATCCTTTACCAGCAAATTTGTCTGAAAGAGGAAATGACTCAATCCACCAAGGACGAATGAACAGCACGGTGAAAGTCTCCTGCAAGCCAAATAAGGGTGCAGTGTCCTCCAGAAAACAGGTGTGCTGCTATTTTATATGAGTAGTGAGAACTTAATACCCTAAATCATTAAATGTCACTAAGTTAAAATGATTGACAATGATTGATTTTAATGTTTAGCTGTGATGTGAATTGCTTTACAATGTTGAGGTGTAGTCTATCACCTGTCAACATGCACAAATTCTTTTCTTACTTTCcgtctgtggaaaaaaaatgttttggtgcCTTCTCTAAATTGTCCAATGCAATTGTTCAAGTGTCACATAACTTCTGATTTCATACAAAGTGCTGCATACACTGCCAAAGCAGTTTTTTATGAGAAAGAAAGGTGTGAGGCATggacaaagaaaaaatacaatattccACCTAGAGCTGCAAGCAAAAGAGACAAGTATgatcttatttttttgccaattaAAGACACTTATTCTAGCAAGAGATTCAAAGGCTTTCTGTCTGACACTCTAAAATTACACTGCCTCTAACACCACACACCTACTTTGCTTAGCCTCCAAAGTACAGTATTCCTGACAATTGTactataaatgcaaatatttccACTAATTCAATCTGTGCATTTGGAGGCATCAAGCAGAATAATATGCATTGCAGGACTCACCCACCTATGAACTTCTTTATTCGTCCCAAAATAACCGATGATATGGTTTGCAGAGCGAGGAAAATGGATTATGGTATGAATTCATAAGAAGTTAATGACTTTTTATTAGCTTAAGCACTAGGAAATTGTGCTGTTCCAATGCCAAAGCATTAGACATCAatttaataaagcaaaaacCAGAAAGATACTGTTTACTAGATCTTTATTGAAAGTATTATGAAACATTCCACAGCAATCTATTCTGTGTTTATTGGAGTAACTGAGCCTTGGGCAGCATGGTGGTGTGGCAAATAGTGTTGCCACTTCACAGCTCTTGGTTTAATCCTGGGTTTAGGCTGTGGGTTTCTTCTGTACTTAATAGTTCCTTTTCAGCTCCCAAAGGCATGTCAGTAGTTAGATTGGCAACTAAATTTCCCTAAGGTGTGAAGTTGTGTGCTTAGTGACCTGTAATAAATTGGCATCACATCTAGGGTGTATTCATGTCTCACAGCAGGATTTTTGTGAACCTGACCAGGACATAGGGGttaatgaatatgaataaaagaaaaatgagaatgCCTTAGTCAATCGCCATGGGAAATTTCAAGTATttgttccttcaaaaactgaaCTTGAATGGCTCATTAAGTGGTTAATTTGTTCATGAAACAAAACTAGTCTAAGATTCAATTATAATTGCTGCCCAAAAATGCAACAGCTCTTCATGTATTAAATGGATACTATGGGTGTGTTTCGTTTCTGCCCTTTCTTGTTCTAGGTGACTAAAATGCtggcagtggtggtggtattgtTCGCTCTGCTCTGGATGCCCTACCGTACCCTGGTTGTGGTGAACTCTCTCATGGACCCTCCGTATCTCAACACGTGGTTTCTGCTCTTCTGCCGCATGAGTATCTACACTAACAGTGCCATCAACCCCATCATATACAACGCCATGTCGCAAAAATTCCGCACGGCTTTTAAAAAGCTCTGCCACTGCAAGACCACAATCAGTAAGGAGAAGGCATCAAAACACAATGCCCCAGT includes:
- the LOC124399645 gene encoding thyrotropin-releasing hormone receptor — its product is MENATPSAMTNFTISEPLSNMPENSLEVQVITILLSLLICGVGIAGNIMVVLVVLRTKHMMTPTNCYLVSLAIADLIVLLAAGLPNISEVVSSWIYGYAGCLCITYLQYLGINVSSCSITAFTVERYIAICHSIKAQFICTVSRAKKIIGCVWIFTSLYCIMWFFLVDIHEMVYANGVVVRCGYRVSRNLYMPIYFLDFTLFYVIPLVVATVLYGLIARILFMNPLPANLSERGNDSIHQGRMNSTVKVSCKPNKGAVSSRKQVTKMLAVVVVLFALLWMPYRTLVVVNSLMDPPYLNTWFLLFCRMSIYTNSAINPIIYNAMSQKFRTAFKKLCHCKTTISKEKASKHNAPVYYSVIKDSSSPEYETEQEDVSTYSVSAKRVNFSAQTEEATAQGMFSIA